The sequence CGTCGGGCGCGACGCTGACCTGGACGGCGTCCACCGACGACACCGCGGTGACCGGCTACGACGTCTACCGGGAGGCCGGGGCGACGGACGTGAAGGCCGGCTCGTCCTCCTCGGCGTCGTTCGCGCTGACCGGACTGGCCGCCGACACCTCCCACACCTACTACGTGGTCGCCCGCGACGGGGCGGGCAACAGCTCCACCGCCTCCGGCCCGGTCACCTTCAGGACGGCCGCCGGGCCGGTGGGCGGCGGGTGCGCCGCCGCCTACAAGGTGACCAACTCCTGGCCCGGCGGCTTCCAGGGCGAGGTGACGGTGAAGAACACCGGAACCTCGGCGATCAGCGCCTGGACCGTCAAGTGGTCGTTCCCGGACGGTCAGACGATCACCCAGCTCTGGAGCGGCGTCCACACCCAGACCGGCGCCGACGTCACCGTCGGGAACGCGGGCTGGAACGGCGGCCTGGGAGGCGGGGCGTCCACGGCGTTCGGCTTCGGCGGCAGCTGGACCGGCGCCAACGGCGTCCCCGCCACCGTCACCTGCACGGCCGGATAGCCCGGCCGTCCTGACCGCCACGGTCCCGCGCGGCCCTCCGGGGAGGCGCGGGACCACCCGGCCGCGGCGCCGGAAGGAGGGGGCGCCGGCTCCGCTGTGCGCCCTGAGTCGCAGGCGCGGGTCATCCCCCGGAACAGGCGCGATTCATCCCCCAGAATGAACGTAGATCAGTTGAGCTGGCCTATTCTGGAGCGAAACGACTGTCCGGGGGATCGCGTGGCTATCTCAGACGGGGTGCGGAACACCCAGGACGGGGCCGAGTGGCCGTCCGAAACCGGTGACGCCGGCGCGTCGCGGCCCGAGCCCGGCCACACCGGGGCGCCACTGCCCGGAGCTCATGACGCCGGAGCGCCGCGGTCCGAGCCCGGCGGTGCCGGAGCGTCGCGCTCCGGCACCGGGGCTCCGTGGTCCGAGACCGGCGACGCCGACGTGCTGAAGGACGAGGCGGCGCGGCGGTCCGGCATCCACGGCTGGCTCGACGGCGTCAGGTCGACCCGCACGGGCCACCTCACCCTCAAGATCGTCATCGGCGTCATCGGCGCCGTGCTGGTCATCGCCGGCCTCATCATGGTCCCCTTCCCCGGCCCCGGCTGGCTGGTGGTCTTCGCCGGCCTCGCCGTCCTGGCCACCGAGTTCCACTGGGCCCACCGGCTGCTGGAGTTCGGCAAGCAGACCCTGTCGGCCTGGACGACCTGGCTCGGCCGCCAGGGCTGGCCCCTCAAGATCCTGGTGGTCTTCGTCGCCGCGGTGGCCGCCACGGCCATCGTCTACTACGGCCTCAAGCTCAGCTTCGGCCTCGACCTGGTCACCGAGACCCAGAAGCTCATCAACCGCTAGCCTCCCTTTCGCCGGGCGGCCACGGGCGTGGCGCCGCCGGCGGGATGGGGCGAGGATTTACCCGGGACCGGCCGCCACACTGTCGTCCCCATACATCACTCTCCGTAGTCTCTCCCCGTCCGATCCCAAGAGACACAGGAGAGTGACCTCCGATGCGCGTCCTGTCTTCGACGGCCGCCCTGACCGCGGCCGGAATCGTCGCCGTGACCGGCGTCCCCGCCCACGCCGACGCCGTCAACCTGGGGGCGACGGTCCAGCCCGGCGCGGAGGTCTTCCTCACCGAGGAGCTCGTCCCCACGGCCCCCTACAAGGGCAAGGTGCTGGTCAAGCTGGAGAACAACGGCGTGCCGGCCGAGATCAAGATCAGCAACTGCAGGGGCAGGTATCTGGGCGCGGTGTCGATCATCGCCAACGACCACGCCCCATACGTCGCCGCCGACCCCGACACGGCCCCGGCCTGCATCCGCTTCAAGGTGAAGAACCTCGGCACCACCCCGGCCACCATCGTGGGCGCCGGTTACTTCTAGCCCGCCGCGCGACCGGCCGCCTCCGGCCCGGCCGGGCGGGCTTCCGGGCCGGACCGGGACACCCGGACGGCCCGCGCGGTGGGCTGGGTGGCGGCGGGCCCGGCCGGTCCCGCCCCGGCGGCGGGTCGCCACATCATTGTCATCGGTGTGAGTGAGATCACACCGGAAAATGTGCGTTCCGGCCAGAAGAAGCGGCGAGGGGATCGGAGTACCGTCCGGGGCAGGAGGACCCACGTGAGCCTTGCCCGTGCCGTCGAACAACCTCTGGCCGACATCCCCCGTGAGTTCGCCGACGCCCTCCGCCCCTACCTGCACGACCTGACCGAGGAGATGGCCGGCGAGATCCAGGCGAGCGTGCCCGAATACTCCCGGCAGAGCGGTGCCTACGCCCGCATCGTCAGGCACGCCGTCGAGGAGGCCCTGGCGGGCTTCGTGAACCGGGTCGGCGACAGGGGAGCCAGCCGCTCCCGGCTGCTGGAGGTCTACCGCGCGGTGGGCAGCGGGGAGGCGGCCGAGGGGCGGCCGCTGGATTCGCTCCAGTCCGCGCTGCGGATCTGCGCCAGGGTGGCGTGGCGCAGGCTGGCCGAGGAGTCCGAGCGGCTGAACCTGTCCAGGCAGCGCATGTGCGACATCGGGGAGGCGATCCTGGTCTACCTCGACGAGATCGCCGCCGCCGCGGCCGACGGCTACGCCGAGGCCCAGGCGAGGGTGGCGGGCGAGCTCGAACTGCGCCGCCGGCGGCTGCTCGACCTGCTGGTCGCCGACCCGCCCGCCGACCCCCGGGCGGTGGCCGATCTCGCCAGGTCGGTGCGGTGGACCACGCCGCGTACGGTGGCCTGCGTCGCGCTGGCCGCGCGGGCACAGGGCGAGCCGTCCAGGCCGGGCCTGCCGCCCGACGTGCTCGCCGACCTCGACCGCTCCGACCCCTGCCTGGTCGTTCCCGACCCCGACGGCCCGGGACGGTACGGCCTGCTCGACGCGCTGGCCGCCGACTGGACCGTGGTGATCGGACCTGCGGTCGGCGTGGGCGAGGCGGCCCTGTCGCTCAGGCTCGCCCGTGACGCCCTGGTCCTGGCCCGTCGAGGCGTGCTCGACGACGGCCGCAGCATCAGGGCGGCCCACCACCTGGCCACCTTGATGATCTTCCGGGACGAGGCGCTGATCCAGATCATGGGACGGGCCCGGCTGGCGCCCCTGCGCGGCCTGCGCCCCGCCCAGCGCGACCGGCTGGCCGAGACGCTGCTGGCCTGGCTGCAGAGCGGCAACGCCACCGAGGTGGCGGCCCGGCTGCACATCCACCCCCAGACCGTCCGCTACCGGCTGCGCCAGGCCACCGAGCTCTTCGCCGACCAGCTCGGCACTCCCGGCGACCGCTTCGAGCTGGAGGTCGTCCTGCGCGCCCGGGCCGCCGGCCTGCACGCCGTACCGGACTGACGTCCCGCGGCCTGTCGGCGGGCGCGCGGTGAGGCGGGTCACCGGTGGCTTCCCCGCGTCCCGGGAGTCGCCGCTCCTCCGCGTCCGAGAGGTCGCCGCAGCCCCACCGGAGGCGCGGCGGCCGGGTGGTCAACCGGCCGTGGTCCGGTCGCCGAGCGAGATCGCGTTCTTGGCCCGCTCGACCGACTCCTCGGAGGCCGGTCCACCGGGGTTCTCGGTGGCGAGCGCCTGGTTGAGCTCGACGAACGGGTGCATGCGCTCCTCGTAACGGGCGAACGCGGCGCGGTGGTCGTCGCCCGCCACGCCGAGCTCGTCGGCCAGCACGCAGGCACCCACCAAGGCCAGGCTGGTGCCCTGGCCGGACAGCGGCGAGGGGCAGTAGCCGGCGTCTCCCAGCAGCACCACCCGGCCGGCCGACCAGTGGTCCATCCGGATCTGGGCCATCGAGTCGAAGTAGAAGTCGGGTGCCTTCCACATGGCCTCCAGCAGCCGGGGCGCCTCCCAGCGCAGGCCGGTGAACTGCTCGGCGACGATCCGCTTCTGCTGCTCGACGTCGCGGTGGTCGTAGTCCAGCGGCGGCGAGCCGAAGCCGAACGAGATCACGATCTCGGCGTTCTCGCGGGCGGGGTAGATGCCGTAACCCCTGTCGCCGTCCCGGAGCCACATCTGCCAGTTGTCGAGGTCGAGGAAGTTGTCGGCGCGGAAGAACGCCAGATAGGTGCCCAGGTGGTGGATGAAGCGCGACTCCTCGCCGAAGACGAGACGGCGCACGTTGGAGTGCAGCCCGTCGGCCCCGACCACCAGGTCGAAGGTGCGGGGTTCGGCGCGCTCGAAGGTCACCCGGGCACCGCGCCCGTCCTGCTCGACGGCGGTGATGGAGTCGTCGAAGACGTACTCCACGCCGTCGCGCGTCCCGTCTACGAGCAGGCGAGTCAGGTCGTCACGCATGATCTCGATGTCGTCGCCGTCGAGCCTGCCGCCGCTGTAGGTCTCCTCGGTCGTGCTCATCACCTCGTTGCCGTCGCCGTCGAGCACCGACATTCCACGCATGCGGGTGGCGAGCGCCCGCGCCTCTGCCAGGATGCCCAGCCGGTCGGCCGCGTCGAGGGCGGCGCCGCGGATGTCGACAGCCTGGCCGCCCCGGCGAGGTGCGGGCGCCCGCTCGACGACGGTCGGGTGGAAGCCTCGGCGACGCAGTGAGCGGGCCAGGGCGGGGCCGGCGATGCTGCCGCCGGAGATGAGGACGTTCTTCACGGGATCTCCTAATACGTTGTACGCGGAGCTGAATGTACGACGTAAACAGAAGGCGTGGCAACTCTCATTTTCCGTGCTCACAGTGGTTAACAGAGCTAGTACAGATAGGTGCGGAAGGCTCGGCAGGGCCGCCATCAGGCTACTGTCTGTACTAGTACAGGCAGTCTGAGGAGGCGCCATGGCTCCGCAACCGGATCCGCCCTATGTCCGGATCGTCACCGAGATCCGGCGCCGCATCGCGGACGCCGAGCTGGAGCCGGGCGACCGCGTACCGTCGACCCGGCGGATCGCCAGGGAGTGGGGCGTCGCGCTGGCCACCGCCACGAAGGC comes from Streptosporangium roseum DSM 43021 and encodes:
- a CDS encoding TIGR02611 family protein, giving the protein MAISDGVRNTQDGAEWPSETGDAGASRPEPGHTGAPLPGAHDAGAPRSEPGGAGASRSGTGAPWSETGDADVLKDEAARRSGIHGWLDGVRSTRTGHLTLKIVIGVIGAVLVIAGLIMVPFPGPGWLVVFAGLAVLATEFHWAHRLLEFGKQTLSAWTTWLGRQGWPLKILVVFVAAVAATAIVYYGLKLSFGLDLVTETQKLINR
- a CDS encoding FAD-dependent monooxygenase, whose protein sequence is MKNVLISGGSIAGPALARSLRRRGFHPTVVERAPAPRRGGQAVDIRGAALDAADRLGILAEARALATRMRGMSVLDGDGNEVMSTTEETYSGGRLDGDDIEIMRDDLTRLLVDGTRDGVEYVFDDSITAVEQDGRGARVTFERAEPRTFDLVVGADGLHSNVRRLVFGEESRFIHHLGTYLAFFRADNFLDLDNWQMWLRDGDRGYGIYPARENAEIVISFGFGSPPLDYDHRDVEQQKRIVAEQFTGLRWEAPRLLEAMWKAPDFYFDSMAQIRMDHWSAGRVVLLGDAGYCPSPLSGQGTSLALVGACVLADELGVAGDDHRAAFARYEERMHPFVELNQALATENPGGPASEESVERAKNAISLGDRTTAG
- a CDS encoding PucR family transcriptional regulator, with the protein product MSLARAVEQPLADIPREFADALRPYLHDLTEEMAGEIQASVPEYSRQSGAYARIVRHAVEEALAGFVNRVGDRGASRSRLLEVYRAVGSGEAAEGRPLDSLQSALRICARVAWRRLAEESERLNLSRQRMCDIGEAILVYLDEIAAAAADGYAEAQARVAGELELRRRRLLDLLVADPPADPRAVADLARSVRWTTPRTVACVALAARAQGEPSRPGLPPDVLADLDRSDPCLVVPDPDGPGRYGLLDALAADWTVVIGPAVGVGEAALSLRLARDALVLARRGVLDDGRSIRAAHHLATLMIFRDEALIQIMGRARLAPLRGLRPAQRDRLAETLLAWLQSGNATEVAARLHIHPQTVRYRLRQATELFADQLGTPGDRFELEVVLRARAAGLHAVPD